In Flammeovirgaceae bacterium 311, one DNA window encodes the following:
- a CDS encoding hypothetical protein (COG0577 ABC-type antimicrobial peptide transport system, permease component) → MFRNYLKIAWRNQVKNKTYSLINIGGMAVGMAVALLIGLWIWDELSFNKHHEYYDRIAIVVQNNTIDGEIETNDWQVAPLGKELRDHYGSNFKHVVTSSVPNSHILSVDDRAVTQYGSFMEAGAPEMFSLKMKKGTHSGLQDLNAVLLSQSAAKALFGNVDPMGKTIKIDNNLDVQVKGVYEDFPDNSEFRGLQFIAPWDLLIRSKNLVGNENWVNNWCYIYVQLAEHVDIHKASAAIKDAKLKKVSEGNRRFNPQLFLFPMEKWRLYAGFEEGVNVGGYIRFVWLFGAIGAFVLLLACINFMNLSTARSQKRAKEIGIRKVIGSGRNQLIGQFFGESLLVAFMAFLLSLILVQLSLPWFNEVADKKMAILWTEPLFWLWCLGFTILTGIIAGGYPALYLSSFRPAHVLKGAFRPGRFSALPRKALVILQFTVSVTFIIATIIVYQQIQYAKNRPIGYKRDGLLSIPIKTDEVRNNFSAFRNDLMASGAVLEVALSQNAVTEIESTNYGFQWKGKAPGLVDQFSTMTVDQEWGKTVGWKIKEGRDFSKEFATDSSAIILNEKAVKYMGFENPVGETVRAFGRNYTVIGVAEDLVMQSVYHPVNQTIYFLNTFYQNKIINIRIDQAVSAGKAVAEIGALFKKHNPATPFEYHFVEDELAAKWAFEERIGKLAGFFAVLAILISCLGLFGLAAFMAEQRTKEIGIRKVLGASVQNITLLISRDFVKLVLLAIVIAMPIAWYFMEGWLQDFAYRINISWWIFAAAGLLALAIALATVSYQAIKAARINPVKNLRTE, encoded by the coding sequence ATGTTTCGTAATTACCTTAAAATAGCCTGGAGAAACCAGGTAAAAAATAAGACTTACTCGCTCATCAACATAGGTGGCATGGCTGTGGGAATGGCGGTGGCTTTGCTTATTGGTTTGTGGATCTGGGATGAACTGTCTTTTAATAAACACCATGAATATTACGACAGAATTGCCATTGTAGTACAGAACAATACAATTGATGGAGAAATAGAGACAAACGACTGGCAGGTGGCACCTTTGGGGAAAGAACTCCGCGACCACTATGGCAGCAACTTCAAACATGTAGTAACATCAAGTGTTCCTAACAGCCATATTTTATCAGTTGATGATCGAGCTGTCACTCAATACGGCAGCTTTATGGAGGCCGGTGCGCCTGAAATGTTCTCCTTAAAAATGAAGAAAGGAACCCACTCCGGCCTGCAGGACCTGAATGCGGTGTTGCTGTCACAATCGGCTGCCAAAGCTTTATTTGGTAATGTGGATCCTATGGGTAAAACCATCAAAATTGACAATAATCTGGATGTTCAGGTAAAAGGAGTTTATGAGGATTTTCCTGACAATTCAGAATTCAGAGGCCTACAGTTTATTGCTCCCTGGGACCTGCTGATAAGGAGTAAAAATTTAGTAGGTAACGAGAATTGGGTAAATAACTGGTGTTACATATATGTACAGCTAGCAGAGCATGTAGATATTCATAAAGCCTCTGCCGCCATTAAAGATGCAAAACTGAAAAAGGTGAGCGAGGGGAACAGAAGATTTAATCCTCAGCTTTTCCTGTTTCCGATGGAGAAGTGGCGCCTGTATGCAGGTTTTGAGGAGGGAGTTAATGTTGGGGGATACATCCGCTTTGTCTGGCTTTTCGGTGCCATTGGGGCTTTTGTTTTGTTGCTGGCCTGCATCAACTTCATGAATTTAAGTACGGCCCGGTCGCAAAAGCGGGCTAAAGAAATAGGTATCCGGAAGGTTATTGGATCAGGGCGGAACCAGCTCATCGGTCAATTCTTTGGTGAATCCCTTTTAGTGGCATTCATGGCTTTTTTGCTTTCACTGATCCTGGTGCAGCTTTCTCTGCCATGGTTTAATGAGGTGGCCGACAAAAAAATGGCCATATTATGGACAGAACCTTTATTTTGGCTTTGGTGCCTGGGCTTCACCATTTTAACCGGAATTATTGCCGGGGGGTATCCGGCGCTTTATTTGTCCTCTTTCAGGCCTGCACATGTTTTGAAAGGTGCATTCCGCCCCGGCCGTTTCTCTGCCCTTCCCCGAAAGGCCCTTGTTATTTTGCAGTTTACAGTATCTGTAACCTTCATTATTGCTACCATCATTGTGTATCAACAGATTCAGTACGCCAAAAACCGGCCAATAGGTTATAAGCGGGACGGGCTGCTTAGCATCCCTATTAAAACTGATGAGGTGCGCAATAACTTTAGTGCCTTCCGGAATGACTTAATGGCCAGCGGTGCCGTATTGGAAGTTGCCCTGTCGCAGAATGCAGTTACAGAAATAGAATCCACTAATTATGGCTTTCAGTGGAAAGGAAAAGCTCCGGGACTGGTTGACCAGTTTTCTACCATGACAGTAGATCAGGAATGGGGTAAAACAGTGGGCTGGAAAATAAAGGAGGGCCGTGATTTTTCTAAGGAATTCGCAACAGATTCTTCCGCCATTATCCTGAATGAAAAGGCTGTTAAATATATGGGTTTTGAAAATCCTGTAGGAGAAACAGTCAGGGCTTTCGGCCGGAATTACACGGTAATCGGGGTGGCGGAAGATTTGGTGATGCAGTCAGTTTATCATCCTGTAAATCAGACGATTTACTTCCTTAATACTTTCTATCAAAATAAAATCATCAACATCAGAATCGATCAGGCAGTAAGTGCAGGAAAAGCAGTAGCAGAAATTGGTGCGTTGTTCAAAAAGCATAATCCTGCTACGCCTTTTGAATACCATTTTGTCGAAGATGAGTTGGCTGCAAAATGGGCTTTTGAGGAGCGAATTGGTAAGCTGGCGGGCTTCTTCGCAGTACTTGCCATATTGATCAGCTGCCTGGGTTTGTTTGGGCTGGCGGCTTTTATGGCCGAGCAGCGCACCAAGGAAATTGGCATCCGAAAGGTGCTGGGTGCCAGCGTGCAGAACATTACCCTGCTCATCTCCAGGGATTTTGTAAAGCTGGTACTGCTTGCAATTGTAATTGCCATGCCCATAGCCTGGTATTTTATGGAAGGCTGGCTGCAGGATTTTGCCTACCGCATTAACATCAGCTGGTGGATCTTTGCAGCTGCCGGTTTGCTGGCCCTGGCCATAGCCCTGGCTACGGTAAGCTACCAGGCCATTAAAGCAGCCAGAATTAACCCGGTAAAGAACCTAAGAACTGAATGA
- a CDS encoding antimicrobial peptide ABC transporter permease (COG0577 ABC-type antimicrobial peptide transport system, permease component) — protein MFRSYLKFAWRNILRNKTFSLINIVGLTSGLCCFLLIALYIVDEATFDRFHENRDNIYRVVEQRTSPEGKESSLGSTAFQLSASAKSDFQEVKETVRLTVLGRVNVGTLENKNVFYEDFWISNPDFLRTFDFKLQQGNRLTALSAPHTVVVTEKTALKLFNTTAVVGKSLTVERDSTPYLITGVLENFPVNSQFSFNLLFSELSITTDARFEQWVNNDWSSNNFYTYLLLDEKASPRAVEGKLNSLVAVNRPPDVSEKSSFVLQPLKEIHFNSEGIEGNIGKTGNITYIYVFSIIALFVLLVACINYMNLSTALFSRRAKEIGVRKISGASRSRLAGQFLAESYLMTLLAFVLAFLLIRLLLPAFNAFTEKALNLGFDTDSRIWLGLVLVIVLVGGLSGLYPAVYQSRLKPLELFKNKLPVGKENISIRRFLVVFQFAVSIIMILATLVVYLQLQYIDTKDMGFNKSQLLVIDINSGKVRQGAETIKNEFVRLPQVSSVSVSSRVPGEWKNLPKVKVKQATTPSLAVSDMFFLAVDDQFLPTFEIALLKGRNFIPGSSADSSSIMLNETAARELGITEPSEQLIQIPAAVFGGSPEPLSEPYRARVVGIVKDFNFQSLREPLAPMVLGYQKNPVHSIDYFTVRVAPGGVAATLKQLEAVMQQIDQHHLFEYHFLDNQWDMFYREDQIRETIFLIGAALAILIGCLGLFGLATFAAEQRRKEVGIRKVLGASVSSIVLMLSKDFLKLVLLAALIAFPVGWYAMHQWLQDFAYRISLSWWIFGLAGLGALLIAFITVSFKTIKAALANPVNNLRTE, from the coding sequence ATGTTCAGAAGTTATTTAAAATTTGCCTGGCGGAACATCCTTAGAAACAAAACTTTCTCGCTCATCAATATAGTTGGCCTAACAAGCGGGTTATGCTGTTTTCTACTGATTGCGCTCTACATAGTTGACGAAGCCACCTTTGATCGTTTTCATGAAAATAGGGACAATATATACCGCGTTGTAGAGCAGCGTACCAGCCCAGAAGGAAAAGAAAGCAGCTTGGGCAGCACAGCTTTCCAGCTTTCGGCAAGCGCCAAATCAGATTTTCAGGAAGTAAAGGAAACAGTAAGGCTTACGGTGCTTGGCAGGGTGAACGTAGGGACCCTCGAAAACAAAAATGTTTTTTACGAAGACTTCTGGATCAGCAATCCTGATTTTCTCCGGACTTTTGATTTTAAGCTGCAGCAGGGGAATAGGCTAACAGCCTTATCGGCCCCCCACACCGTGGTGGTTACAGAAAAAACTGCCCTGAAATTGTTCAATACCACTGCAGTAGTAGGCAAAAGCCTTACAGTAGAGCGTGACAGTACCCCTTACCTGATCACTGGTGTGCTGGAAAATTTTCCCGTTAATTCGCAATTCTCCTTTAACCTTCTTTTTTCTGAGCTGAGCATTACCACAGATGCCCGTTTTGAACAGTGGGTAAACAACGACTGGAGCTCCAATAATTTCTATACCTATTTGTTGCTTGATGAAAAAGCAAGTCCCCGTGCTGTGGAAGGCAAACTTAATAGTCTGGTAGCTGTAAACCGCCCTCCTGATGTTTCTGAAAAGAGCAGTTTTGTGCTCCAGCCCTTAAAAGAGATCCATTTTAATTCAGAGGGCATTGAAGGCAACATAGGCAAGACGGGTAATATTACTTATATCTACGTATTTTCTATTATAGCCCTGTTTGTGCTCCTGGTTGCCTGCATCAACTACATGAATTTAAGCACTGCGCTTTTTTCCAGGCGGGCTAAAGAAATAGGGGTTCGCAAAATATCCGGTGCCTCCCGCAGCAGACTGGCTGGCCAGTTCCTGGCAGAGTCATATCTGATGACCCTCCTCGCTTTCGTACTGGCGTTTCTGCTGATCAGGCTTTTGCTGCCTGCTTTTAATGCATTTACAGAGAAAGCATTAAACCTGGGGTTCGATACAGACTCTCGAATCTGGCTGGGATTGGTATTGGTTATTGTATTGGTGGGAGGCCTTTCAGGCTTATATCCGGCGGTATACCAATCGCGTTTAAAACCACTGGAGTTGTTTAAAAACAAGCTGCCGGTGGGCAAAGAAAACATTTCCATCCGCCGCTTCCTGGTGGTATTTCAGTTTGCGGTATCCATCATCATGATTTTAGCTACCCTGGTGGTGTACCTGCAGCTGCAATACATCGATACCAAGGATATGGGTTTCAATAAAAGCCAGCTGCTGGTTATTGATATCAACAGTGGTAAGGTAAGGCAGGGAGCCGAAACCATTAAAAATGAATTTGTGCGTCTGCCCCAGGTAAGTAGTGTATCGGTTAGCTCCCGGGTGCCTGGCGAATGGAAGAATTTACCAAAAGTAAAAGTAAAACAGGCCACTACACCAAGCCTGGCAGTGAGCGATATGTTTTTTCTGGCGGTAGATGACCAATTCCTGCCAACCTTTGAGATAGCGCTGCTGAAAGGCAGGAATTTTATTCCCGGCAGCTCTGCCGATTCTTCTTCCATCATGCTGAATGAAACGGCTGCCAGGGAGCTGGGGATCACAGAACCCTCCGAACAGCTCATTCAAATCCCGGCGGCTGTTTTTGGCGGCAGCCCAGAACCGCTATCAGAGCCATACCGGGCACGGGTGGTGGGAATTGTAAAGGATTTTAACTTCCAGTCCTTACGGGAGCCACTGGCGCCTATGGTGCTGGGCTACCAGAAGAACCCCGTGCACAGCATCGATTATTTTACCGTACGGGTTGCCCCCGGAGGTGTAGCTGCCACACTAAAACAGCTGGAAGCGGTAATGCAGCAGATAGATCAGCACCATCTCTTCGAATACCACTTCCTGGATAATCAGTGGGATATGTTTTACCGGGAAGATCAGATAAGAGAAACCATTTTTCTGATTGGTGCCGCGCTGGCCATTCTGATCGGCTGCCTGGGTTTGTTCGGGCTGGCTACTTTTGCTGCCGAGCAACGCCGGAAAGAGGTCGGGATCCGGAAGGTACTGGGCGCCAGCGTATCAAGCATTGTGCTGATGCTCTCGAAAGATTTTCTGAAGCTGGTGTTGCTGGCAGCCCTTATTGCCTTTCCGGTAGGCTGGTATGCCATGCACCAATGGTTGCAGGATTTTGCCTATCGCATCAGCCTCAGCTGGTGGATCTTCGGCCTGGCCGGTTTGGGTGCCCTGCTGATCGCATTTATCACAGTTAGTTTTAAAACTATAAAAGCAGCCCTGGCCAATCCGGTGAATAACCTCAGAACAGAGTAA